From a single Aestuariibius sp. HNIBRBA575 genomic region:
- a CDS encoding putative bifunctional diguanylate cyclase/phosphodiesterase codes for MKVKPTKSELKLSLLGYGLARKLAAIFGVMISVFVIAVIFFNVQTQVELVRERLDLRSQQLLRLGLEVSMPYLIEGRPGELEAIFEEISNQPDVERFYLLDEYGTLLVDGSDVEIGGFLAEIDDPLARQAFDQKEQIRIVADNIESIAHPIVLGHNTYGTMRLDVRLDTLRNEIRTVWVRNAILGGVFIFLGMTISIILARRLTEPLIHLTQVTERAAAGDLNQTIDVQTNDEIESLAHSFETMLVTMRGSIQQIHRLAYIDKLTEIPNRAWFSDQLERVTVAAAMRGERFAIMFLDVDNFKTINDRHGHHVGDALLVALSKRLTHCVTDLGLEAATIDQPRGLTQTSALIARLGGDEFTLILPERYAERVAIGIVNSMKVPVDTKQVSITVTTSIGVGVFPVHARSANDLLKVADAAMYQAKQAGQNCYQYYDEKLHEELLSVSQIQNELRTAIEEEQFVLYLQPQFDVKTGDVSGAEALVRWNHPEKGLLTPDVFLPVAASSGLLPFIGREITRLAISIAKDIQAIAHKDFVLAINLSVEELLEPDFVSDLVDLIHQTGVDPSGLEIEITENTAMFDNDAAVFNIDLLRSIGVRLAIDDFGVGFSNLARLKNLAFDTLKIDKSLLPGMNGRSDAKKLFNTILELSRVVDANVVAEGIETQEQLAFLRTTHCQNFQGYLGGRPVTAGDFIVWLNRQSNCSFTNVV; via the coding sequence ATGAAGGTCAAACCTACCAAATCGGAACTTAAATTGTCCCTGTTGGGCTACGGTCTGGCGCGCAAGCTTGCGGCTATATTTGGCGTGATGATCAGCGTCTTTGTCATAGCGGTCATTTTTTTCAATGTGCAAACCCAAGTGGAACTGGTCCGTGAACGGCTGGATCTACGGTCACAACAATTGTTGCGATTGGGGTTAGAAGTGTCCATGCCCTACCTGATCGAAGGGAGGCCGGGAGAGCTTGAAGCCATATTCGAAGAAATCAGCAATCAGCCCGACGTTGAAAGGTTCTATTTGCTGGACGAATACGGGACTTTATTGGTGGATGGGTCCGATGTGGAAATCGGTGGATTTCTAGCGGAAATTGATGACCCGTTGGCACGTCAGGCCTTTGATCAGAAAGAGCAAATTCGCATTGTCGCAGATAATATCGAGAGTATCGCCCATCCCATCGTCTTGGGCCATAACACGTATGGTACCATGCGGCTTGATGTGCGGCTGGACACGCTGCGCAATGAAATCAGAACGGTTTGGGTTCGAAACGCCATTCTTGGCGGTGTGTTCATTTTCTTAGGTATGACAATCAGCATCATATTGGCGCGCAGGTTGACCGAACCGTTGATCCATTTGACCCAAGTTACCGAACGCGCCGCTGCCGGGGATTTGAACCAAACCATTGATGTTCAAACCAATGACGAAATCGAAAGTTTGGCACATTCTTTTGAAACGATGCTTGTAACGATGCGGGGCTCAATCCAGCAAATTCATAGGCTTGCCTATATAGATAAGCTGACGGAAATCCCTAACCGGGCTTGGTTTAGTGATCAGCTTGAACGCGTCACGGTGGCAGCCGCGATGCGAGGTGAACGTTTCGCGATCATGTTCCTTGATGTCGACAACTTCAAAACGATCAATGATCGACACGGGCATCATGTGGGGGATGCGTTGTTGGTTGCCTTATCAAAACGGTTAACCCACTGCGTGACCGATTTGGGGCTAGAGGCTGCGACGATAGACCAACCACGCGGGTTAACCCAAACATCGGCGTTAATCGCCCGTCTCGGCGGGGATGAATTTACACTGATTTTGCCCGAACGCTATGCCGAACGTGTGGCCATAGGGATCGTTAATTCAATGAAAGTTCCAGTGGATACAAAGCAAGTGTCCATTACCGTGACGACCAGTATCGGGGTTGGCGTTTTCCCGGTGCACGCCCGATCTGCGAATGACCTGCTAAAGGTTGCGGATGCCGCAATGTATCAAGCGAAACAAGCCGGTCAGAATTGCTATCAATATTACGATGAGAAACTGCACGAAGAGCTTCTGAGCGTTAGTCAAATCCAAAACGAGTTGCGGACCGCGATCGAAGAAGAGCAGTTTGTTTTGTATTTGCAACCTCAGTTTGATGTCAAAACCGGGGATGTTTCTGGCGCAGAAGCGTTGGTACGTTGGAACCACCCGGAAAAGGGGCTTCTTACGCCGGATGTATTCCTACCGGTTGCGGCCAGTTCTGGCCTGTTGCCGTTTATCGGTCGGGAAATTACCCGACTTGCCATTTCCATCGCCAAGGATATCCAGGCTATTGCGCACAAAGACTTTGTTCTTGCGATAAACCTTTCTGTTGAGGAGTTGTTGGAACCCGATTTTGTTTCTGATTTGGTTGATCTCATTCATCAAACTGGGGTCGATCCAAGTGGTCTAGAGATTGAGATTACCGAAAACACTGCGATGTTTGATAACGATGCGGCTGTGTTTAACATCGATCTTTTGCGTTCGATCGGGGTGCGGCTTGCCATTGATGATTTTGGTGTCGGGTTTTCGAATTTGGCGCGTCTTAAAAACCTCGCTTTTGATACATTAAAAATCGACAAAAGCCTGTTGCCGGGAATGAACGGGCGCAGTGACGCCAAAAAGCTGTTTAACACGATCCTCGAATTGTCACGTGTCGTTGACGCAAATGTGGTTGCTGAGGGGATAGAAACGCAGGAACAGCTCGCATTTCTACGCACAACGCATTGTCAAAACTTTCAAGGATACCTTGGTGGTCGTCCGGTGACGGCAGGTGATTTCATTGTTTGGTTAAACAGACAATCAAACTGTAGTTTCACGAATGTCGTCTGA
- a CDS encoding S-(hydroxymethyl)glutathione dehydrogenase/class III alcohol dehydrogenase, translated as MRTRAAVAVQAGKPLEIMEVNLDGPRAGEVLVEIKATGLCHTDEFTRSGDDPEGIFPAILGHEGAGIVLEVGEGVTTLEPGDHVIPLYTPECRECEYCLSGKTNLCQKIRLTQGAGLLPDGTTRFSMLDGTPIHHYMGCSTFANHTVVPEIALAKVRKDAPFDKICYIGCGVTTGIGAVINTAKVEIGSRCAVFGLGGIGLNVIQGLKMAGADQIVGVDLNDNKAEIGKYFGMTDFVNPSNVEGDLVAHLVELTGGGADYTFDATGNTAVMRTALEAAHKGWGESIIIGVAPAGAEISTRPFQLVTGRVWRGTAFGGAKGRTDVPKIVDWYMDGKIEIDPMITHKLTLDQINEGFDLMHKGESIRAVVEF; from the coding sequence ATGAGAACCCGTGCTGCAGTTGCTGTCCAAGCAGGAAAGCCGCTTGAGATCATGGAAGTGAACCTTGATGGCCCACGTGCGGGCGAGGTTTTGGTAGAAATAAAGGCGACGGGACTGTGCCATACAGATGAATTCACCCGGTCTGGTGACGATCCAGAGGGTATTTTTCCCGCCATTTTGGGCCACGAGGGTGCGGGCATCGTTTTAGAAGTGGGCGAAGGCGTCACCACGTTGGAACCCGGTGATCACGTGATCCCGCTTTATACGCCGGAATGCCGTGAATGCGAATATTGCCTGTCGGGTAAAACCAACCTTTGCCAGAAAATTCGCCTGACCCAAGGCGCTGGATTGCTGCCTGACGGAACAACGCGGTTTTCGATGTTGGATGGCACGCCGATCCACCACTACATGGGCTGTTCGACCTTTGCCAACCACACGGTTGTGCCCGAAATCGCGCTGGCCAAAGTGCGCAAAGACGCGCCATTCGACAAAATTTGCTATATCGGATGCGGGGTCACCACAGGGATCGGCGCCGTCATCAACACCGCCAAGGTCGAAATCGGATCGCGCTGTGCGGTCTTTGGTTTGGGTGGCATTGGGTTGAACGTCATCCAAGGTTTGAAAATGGCCGGTGCGGATCAGATTGTTGGCGTCGATTTGAACGACAACAAAGCTGAAATCGGCAAATATTTCGGCATGACCGACTTTGTGAACCCGTCCAACGTCGAAGGCGATCTGGTGGCGCATTTGGTTGAACTGACCGGTGGCGGCGCGGACTATACCTTTGATGCGACCGGCAACACCGCCGTCATGCGCACCGCCCTAGAGGCCGCGCATAAAGGTTGGGGGGAAAGCATTATCATCGGTGTTGCCCCTGCTGGCGCCGAAATTTCAACGCGCCCGTTCCAGTTGGTCACAGGGCGCGTTTGGCGTGGCACCGCGTTTGGTGGCGCCAAAGGGCGGACCGACGTGCCAAAAATTGTCGATTGGTATATGGATGGTAAAATCGAAATCGACCCGATGATCACTCACAAATTGACGCTGGATCAGATCAACGAAGGGTTTGATTTAATGCACAAAGGTGAAAGCATCCGCGCCGTCGTCGAATTCTAA
- a CDS encoding putative bifunctional diguanylate cyclase/phosphodiesterase: MAPIFVLLCAGFVFDILKLRNQYEQVLQRQANLSAQLIGHSVIAPLKNAQLTQVDELVREVLHGGSIARIEIIRPDASVVTSQSAEGIVPDATHLTVSHVLTADEIGQIVPLGELFVTLNAHENHSNFVEAMYQKALIWLAFLISIAAILFAILSKLSQPLVSLTEVISRIGCEDINDPIPGLGRRDEIGMVALAIDQWRKNEAEVTSLRAQDNEYARRDRQRIGRALASTRDAVLLMDETGLVVFCNDNATEYFRGAYVGELLDAKQWLDTNAARKVTAAINTKSNLQFETKVNPKHESGDLNMYLRCGPIQDENGGFLGTVILATDYTEQARQTKRAKYLSEHDSLTGLANRRLMEETLNEWVHVEEQDTSILLADLDDFKLINDTLGHFVGDSLLQHIAKIFCSRIGDQDLAVRLGGDEFAILAKGKNSEERLVEIARQLIEELSHPQQVDWRTLHTGLSIGISHVEASELSALDGVRRADLALYEAKNSGRGRFNVFHTDLEAVVNRKSLLDAELRNALKNNSISVVYQMQTDLRTKQIIGFETLARWVHPTMGPISPQEFIPIAEESGLIADLTYQVMIQACQTAVEWQEMGFEGRIAVNMSPKLFGAQIDEFVSDCLLITNCPASAIEAEITETVVLSNGSSALQEIEALQRLGVTIALDDFGMGYSSLSYLQKFPVDKIKVDRAFVSKMPESAETRAIVTAITDLGHALNMQVTGEGAETEEHRDCLRACHVDFLQGYVDGKPLPKEQATELLQKSLWQRKVS, encoded by the coding sequence TTGGCTCCGATTTTTGTGTTGCTATGTGCGGGCTTCGTTTTCGACATCCTTAAACTACGCAATCAATATGAACAGGTATTGCAGCGACAGGCCAACTTGTCCGCCCAATTGATTGGGCATTCGGTCATCGCACCGCTTAAAAATGCTCAGCTTACTCAGGTCGATGAACTTGTGCGGGAGGTGTTGCACGGCGGATCAATCGCTAGAATTGAGATTATCCGCCCTGATGCATCTGTTGTCACCAGCCAGTCAGCAGAGGGGATAGTTCCCGATGCCACGCATCTAACAGTTTCACATGTTCTGACCGCTGACGAAATCGGGCAAATAGTCCCCTTGGGGGAATTATTTGTCACCTTGAATGCGCATGAAAATCACTCGAATTTTGTCGAAGCAATGTATCAAAAGGCATTGATTTGGCTTGCTTTTCTGATCTCCATTGCTGCTATTTTGTTTGCGATATTATCAAAACTTTCTCAGCCATTGGTGTCTTTGACAGAGGTGATTTCCCGAATAGGATGCGAAGATATCAATGACCCGATCCCTGGTTTGGGCCGCAGAGATGAAATTGGGATGGTTGCGCTTGCGATTGATCAGTGGCGCAAAAATGAGGCAGAGGTAACAAGTCTCAGGGCACAGGATAACGAATATGCCCGTCGCGACCGGCAACGAATTGGGCGGGCGCTGGCCTCTACGCGGGACGCGGTTTTGCTTATGGATGAAACCGGGCTCGTGGTTTTTTGCAATGACAATGCAACCGAATATTTCCGCGGTGCCTATGTCGGGGAATTGTTAGACGCAAAACAATGGCTTGATACAAATGCTGCGCGCAAAGTCACCGCTGCCATCAACACAAAGTCCAACCTTCAATTTGAAACCAAAGTGAACCCAAAACACGAGTCTGGCGATTTGAATATGTATTTGCGTTGTGGACCTATTCAGGACGAAAACGGGGGGTTCTTGGGGACAGTTATTCTGGCGACAGATTATACCGAACAGGCGCGTCAAACCAAACGGGCGAAATATCTGTCAGAACATGACAGTCTGACCGGCTTAGCAAATCGTCGGCTAATGGAAGAGACCCTTAATGAATGGGTGCATGTCGAAGAGCAGGACACGTCGATTCTGTTGGCGGATTTAGACGATTTCAAGCTGATTAACGATACGCTTGGGCATTTTGTCGGGGATTCACTGTTACAGCATATTGCAAAGATTTTTTGTTCCCGCATTGGCGATCAGGATCTGGCGGTGCGTTTAGGGGGGGATGAATTTGCAATCTTAGCAAAAGGGAAAAACAGCGAGGAACGTTTGGTCGAGATTGCTAGACAATTGATCGAAGAATTGAGCCATCCACAGCAGGTGGATTGGCGAACTTTGCACACCGGGTTAAGCATTGGAATTTCTCATGTTGAGGCGTCAGAATTGAGTGCACTGGATGGGGTGCGCCGCGCGGATTTGGCTCTCTATGAGGCGAAAAATAGTGGGCGAGGCAGGTTCAATGTGTTCCACACAGATCTAGAAGCGGTCGTGAATCGTAAATCATTGCTTGACGCAGAGTTAAGAAATGCATTGAAAAACAACAGTATTTCTGTGGTCTATCAAATGCAAACGGATTTGCGGACCAAACAAATCATTGGGTTTGAAACGTTGGCACGGTGGGTTCATCCAACGATGGGCCCGATTTCCCCGCAAGAGTTTATCCCCATCGCCGAGGAATCTGGATTGATCGCGGATTTAACCTATCAGGTCATGATTCAGGCGTGTCAAACGGCCGTAGAATGGCAAGAAATGGGATTTGAAGGGCGTATCGCAGTGAACATGTCACCCAAATTGTTCGGGGCGCAAATTGATGAGTTTGTGAGTGATTGCCTATTGATCACAAATTGCCCTGCTTCTGCGATCGAAGCGGAGATAACGGAAACCGTGGTTCTGTCAAATGGATCCTCCGCGTTGCAAGAAATTGAAGCTTTACAACGGCTTGGGGTCACAATTGCGCTGGATGATTTCGGGATGGGGTATTCGTCGTTGAGCTATCTGCAGAAATTTCCGGTGGATAAAATTAAGGTTGATCGGGCCTTTGTTTCCAAGATGCCAGAATCCGCTGAAACCCGTGCAATTGTAACGGCGATCACTGATTTGGGCCATGCGTTGAATATGCAAGTCACCGGCGAAGGGGCCGAAACCGAGGAACATCGCGATTGTCTGCGTGCGTGCCATGTTGATTTCCTGCAGGGATATGTGGATGGCAAACCCCTGCCTAAGGAACAGGCGACGGAATTGCTGCAGAAAAGTTTGTGGCAGCGAAAAGTGTCTTAG
- a CDS encoding phosphate/phosphite/phosphonate ABC transporter substrate-binding protein, with product MTPMARYLETELADFGITEVQIRVETSSVGMISALQSNEVDLYFDSPLVAAHVARSAGAVPFLRRWKRGEASYHSLIIVPTDSDIHDLRDLVGQRIGFQEPDSTSGFLLPVDMLLDARLPLRELVDRTENPDEDEIGYVFTEDDKNTLLWLARGWIAAGATDPRRWAQLNEARPGAFRIIATSVEVPRQVVVRRGGLDAALSLRISDVLQDMSENEETSEILEQFHKTSRFDEFPRGVAGTFDPIYTLLDRLAAADLI from the coding sequence ATGACCCCGATGGCACGGTATCTGGAAACAGAGCTGGCAGATTTTGGAATTACCGAAGTACAAATCAGAGTTGAGACAAGCTCTGTTGGGATGATTTCGGCACTGCAATCCAACGAGGTCGATCTCTATTTTGACAGCCCATTGGTCGCCGCGCACGTCGCGCGTAGTGCTGGTGCCGTGCCATTTCTGCGGCGGTGGAAACGGGGCGAGGCCAGTTATCACTCGCTGATTATCGTGCCGACAGATAGTGATATACACGACCTTCGGGATTTGGTGGGGCAGAGAATTGGCTTTCAAGAGCCGGATTCTACCTCGGGTTTTCTGTTGCCGGTTGATATGTTGCTTGATGCGCGCCTACCTCTCAGGGAACTCGTTGATCGGACGGAAAATCCCGATGAGGATGAAATTGGGTACGTGTTTACCGAAGATGACAAGAATACCCTACTTTGGCTGGCCAGAGGATGGATCGCAGCCGGGGCGACGGACCCACGGCGTTGGGCACAATTGAACGAAGCCCGTCCAGGGGCGTTCCGTATCATCGCCACAAGTGTTGAGGTGCCGCGCCAAGTCGTGGTCCGACGTGGCGGATTGGACGCGGCCCTGTCGCTGCGTATTTCGGATGTGTTGCAAGACATGTCCGAAAACGAAGAAACCTCAGAAATACTGGAACAGTTTCATAAAACCTCTCGGTTTGATGAATTTCCGCGGGGGGTCGCGGGAACATTTGACCCCATTTATACATTGCTTGACCGGCTTGCGGCGGCGGATTTGATCTAA
- a CDS encoding DUF3616 domain-containing protein, with the protein MRTPIRSDQLKWRAFAFFGPVLLLVFAPQAQAETQRFNGLCDISAAASLGDGTLIAASDEENKLFTFSVQAGAPIAIFDLNNPLDLAFGSSEIDIEAAAIGADRIWWIGSHQAFKPNRQMVFATNIPAPSLHDLTIEVPPFNLTQALQSSEQLAEVLHPLTFVEDPKNGGLNIEAAALTPQGHLMIGLRSPLAGTDGVNGPAILIKLNLTPSVSVIDVALLDLSNRGLRGMTALDTGFLIIAGASTGVGHSELFHWIPGQTPIAVSGQNIANLNPETLVSLPNGLLVLSDDSSAIRHSHDGGFEKCKTLQRNENPDDTGAIFTQGLLLPR; encoded by the coding sequence ATGCGCACCCCTATTCGGAGCGATCAATTGAAGTGGCGTGCATTCGCATTTTTCGGACCGGTGCTGTTATTGGTTTTTGCACCGCAAGCCCAGGCAGAAACCCAAAGGTTTAACGGACTTTGCGACATTTCCGCAGCCGCGTCTTTAGGGGATGGAACCCTCATCGCGGCGAGTGATGAAGAAAACAAGTTGTTTACATTTTCGGTCCAAGCCGGTGCCCCGATCGCGATTTTTGATCTGAACAATCCCTTGGATCTGGCGTTTGGCAGTTCAGAAATAGACATCGAAGCCGCTGCAATTGGGGCGGATCGGATTTGGTGGATCGGGTCACATCAAGCGTTCAAACCCAACCGTCAAATGGTGTTTGCAACAAACATTCCGGCCCCTTCTCTACACGATCTAACAATCGAAGTACCGCCCTTTAACTTGACACAAGCCCTTCAAAGCTCAGAACAACTGGCAGAGGTTCTGCATCCGCTGACCTTTGTTGAGGACCCCAAAAATGGCGGTCTCAATATAGAAGCCGCCGCGTTGACCCCGCAGGGGCACCTAATGATCGGCCTGCGATCCCCCCTTGCGGGGACTGACGGGGTGAATGGGCCGGCGATTTTGATCAAGCTCAACCTGACACCCTCGGTCTCTGTGATCGATGTGGCATTGCTGGACCTTTCCAACCGGGGATTACGGGGGATGACAGCGCTGGATACGGGTTTTTTGATCATTGCTGGGGCATCTACGGGCGTTGGTCACAGTGAGTTGTTTCACTGGATTCCGGGGCAAACCCCCATTGCCGTTTCCGGGCAAAACATCGCGAACCTGAACCCTGAAACGTTGGTTTCGCTGCCAAATGGGCTTCTGGTGCTTAGCGATGACAGCTCTGCAATTCGTCATTCCCACGACGGAGGGTTCGAAAAATGCAAAACATTGCAACGAAACGAAAACCCAGACGACACAGGCGCAATTTTTACCCAAGGACTGCTTTTGCCGCGTTGA